The DNA region TGATTTGCGCCCAGCCGGTGATCCCCGGCTTGACCTTATGGCGCAGCATGTAGCCTTCAATCAGCTGACGATACTGTTCGTTATGCGCCACCGCATGCGGGCGCGGCCCGACGATGGACATCCCGCCGGTCAGTACATTGATAAACTGCGGCAGCTCATCCAGCGAGGTACGACGCAGGAAGTTACCCACGCGGGTGACGCGCGGATCGTTCTGCGTCGCCTGCGTAACGACCGTGTCGTTCTCCATCACCTTCATTGAGCGGAATTTCCATACCTTGATTGGTTTACCGTCCATGCCATAGCGGGTCTGACGAAAGATAATCGGCCCCGGTGAACTCAGCTTCACCGCCAGCGCAATGCAGCACAGCACCGGGGAGATCAGCAGCAGGATCAGCGTTGCCAGCACAATATCTTCCGCGCGCTTAAGCAGACGGTTAATCCCCGACAGCGGCGTGTCATACAATGGCACCACCGGCACACCGCTCACCTCTTCGATGCGGGAATGCAGAATGTTAAAGGTAAACACGTCCGGGATGAGGATCACCGAACAGGTGGTATCCGCCAGTTCGCGCACCAGTTTTTTCACCCGCGCGCCGTCGCACATCGACATGGCGATATAGACGTTATGAATGCGCGACGCTTTGGCATCTTCAACCAGTTGTTCCAGGTTCCCTGCCCAGTCTGACGTCACGCCACCCGGTTTCGGGTCGTGATAGACGCCGACCACTTCAAAACCCAGCCACGGTTCGTTGCGAAAGCTGTCGAGCAGCGACTGCCCGGCAGGCAGATCGCCCGCAACCGCCACCCGGCGCGTGTTATAGCCACGATGACGTAACCAGCCTGCGCCATAGCGGATAAACGAACG from Citrobacter amalonaticus Y19 includes:
- the wcaJ gene encoding undecaprenyl-phosphate glucose phosphotransferase, which gives rise to MTNLKKRERAKTNASLISMVQRFSDITIMFGGLWVVCEVSGLPFLYMHLLVALITLVVFQMLGGITDFYRSWRGVKIATELTLLLQNWTLSLVFTAGLVAFNADFDNRLAIWLAWYLLTSVGLVFCRSFIRYGAGWLRHRGYNTRRVAVAGDLPAGQSLLDSFRNEPWLGFEVVGVYHDPKPGGVTSDWAGNLEQLVEDAKASRIHNVYIAMSMCDGARVKKLVRELADTTCSVILIPDVFTFNILHSRIEEVSGVPVVPLYDTPLSGINRLLKRAEDIVLATLILLLISPVLCCIALAVKLSSPGPIIFRQTRYGMDGKPIKVWKFRSMKVMENDTVVTQATQNDPRVTRVGNFLRRTSLDELPQFINVLTGGMSIVGPRPHAVAHNEQYRQLIEGYMLRHKVKPGITGWAQINGWRGETDTLEKMEKRVEYDLEYIREWSVWFDIRIVFLTVFKGFVNKAAY